One part of the Dermacentor silvarum isolate Dsil-2018 chromosome 6, BIME_Dsil_1.4, whole genome shotgun sequence genome encodes these proteins:
- the LOC119456356 gene encoding intraflagellar transport protein 57 homolog: MSSKKREEPVGMDEVGPGQAYLPFVVMEDLLDKLKLINYDTEFTTQFKIKPISRHYFAVPTNPGEQFYIFSSLAAWLIQQSGIAFETPQESDDPNTTISNILDVLRNTGTAIDFPPSRLKQGWGEHVIFVLDHLADKALRKKHFAWKTLLPPEEQLEEEAVVDDAAEVTLEKIEEEMMEEQAADDEDDDDGPVMDLDGLRTLSAGRLGGSSQLNKPEDILQSTVDSAEWKLEVERVLPQLRVTIQPDAKDWRGHLELIHQQRRELDEGLHLTRAQLERLSAGLGSVLDKLASREKYLNAQLEAPLAQYRSVQEALARTREHYRTVSGGITDRSRTLAQITEELEQIKQEMEERGSSMTDGTPLVNIRKALTRLKTEITQMDVRIGVAVHTLLQAKIKEKGNLRDVADAPTASYDSVY, from the exons ATGTCGTCTAAAAAACGCGAGGAGCCGGTCGGTATGGACGAAGTCGGACCTGGTCAAGCGTATCTTCCGTTCGTCGTAATGGAGGACTTGTTGGACAAACTGAAGCTCATCAACTATGACACCGAGTTTACAACTCAATTTAAAATCAAGCCTATTAGCAG ACATTATTTTGCAGTGCCAACGAACCCAGGAGAACAGTTCTACATCTTCTCTTCTCTGGCAGCTTGGCTAATTCAACAGTCGGGAATTGCGTTCGAAACACCGCAGGAG TCAGACGATCCTAACACCACAATATCCAACATCTTAGACGTGCTTAGGAACACG GGTACTGCTATTGACTTTCCTCCAAGCCGGCTGAAGCAAGGCTGGGGAGAGCATGTGATTTTCGTTCTGGACCATTTGGCTGACAAGGCCCTCAGGAAGAAGCATTTTGCATGGAAAAC GCTTTTGCCACCAGAAGAACAGCTTGAGGAAGAAGCAGTGGTTGATGATGCTGCTGAGGTGACCCTGGAGAAAATTGAAGAGGAGATGATGGAG GAACAAGCAGcagatgatgaggatgatgatgacggtCCAGTGATGGACCTGGATGGCCTGAGAACACTCTCAGCTGGCCGCTTG GGTGGATCATCTCAGTTGAACAAGCCCGAGGACATCCTGCAGTCAACAGTAGACAGTGCCGAATGGAAGCTCGAAGTAGAGAGGGTCCTGCCTCAGCTTAGGGTCACCATCCAACCTGATGCCAAG GACTGGCGTGGGCATCTAGAACTGATCCACCAGCAACGTCGCGAGCTTGACGAGGGCCTGCACTTAACCCGGGCCCAGCTTGAGAGACTGTCGGCTGGGCTCGGGTCAGTTCTGGACAAGCTGGCAAGCCGTGAGAAGTACCTGAATGCACAACTGGAAGCACCGCTGGCCCAGTACCGGTCAGTGCAGGAGGCCCTGGCACGCACACGCGAACACTACCGCACTGTAAGCGGGGGCATCACCGATCGCTCACGTACACTTGCACAG ATTACGGAAGAGCTGGAGCAAATAAAGCAAGAAATGGAAGAGAGAGGTTCTAGCATGACCGATGGAA CTCCCCTGGTAAACATTCGCAAAGCGCTGACTCGCCTCAAGACAGAAATAACACAGATGGATGTCCGGATAGGTGTGGCAGTGCACACTCTTCTCCAGGCCAAGATTAAGGAGAAGGGAAACCTGCGAGACGTCGCAGATGCACCAACTGCCAGTTACGACTCTGTGTACTAg